One Cupriavidus oxalaticus genomic region harbors:
- a CDS encoding sensor histidine kinase, translated as MSDAQFREAGARPDPDALLQIVQAEGERAARGKLRVYFGASAGVGKTFAMLTAARAAAQQGTDVVIGIVETHGRAETEALIAGIERLPMRDVPYRERVLKEFDLDAALARQPALILMDELAHSNAPGSRHPKRWQDIQELQAAGIDVWTTVNVQHLDSLNEAVGGITGIRVWETVPDIVFDSADEVVLVDLPADELLRRLKEGKVYLPEQARHAARNFFRKGNLIALRELALRRTADRVDDDVRAWRQAEAVQAVWRTREAVLACIGSGDDAEQVVKSARRLAGQLDCDWHVVTIATPRLAPPSTAGKARLQAAMRLAEELGARTETLAGNDMVQAVVGYVRRHNLTKVVIGRAPADWRRGGTSLTERARSLLALALSPFVDAPAWLFGRRSFADALALGCPEIDIIRVAADTTRADIRQRHGAEEPESSEAEDGAKRKDYAWAVVWCGGAVLLSALAFRWFDVVNIAMLFLAAVVGVALRHGRGPAALASILAVAAFDFFFVPPRLSFAVSDVQYLLTFLVLLSVGLVIGQLTAGLREQASLAVQREEDARTLYELARELSAALMPDQIVSIGSRFLRAAFDANSAFFLVSPEGRLLPPVADAGQQDTTVRTDSIDRVLAEWVFVHGQPAGTGTHTLPGSTVLYLPLKAPMQTRGVLAVEPAASRAFAQPALRRQVDAFCTLIAIAIERLHYVEVAQEALLSMESERLRSSLLAAVSHDLRTPLTSLIGMAETMQRSVPPLVPTLDQTVSAMLEQAKRMRTMVVNLLDMARLQSCDVRTNKEWQSVEELVGASLASMRDALARHRVVVADLSTVPLVECDAVLIDRVLCNLLENAAKYTPVGTEIRISAAVVQHEIRISVEDDGPGVPKGKERQIFEKFTRGERESATAGVGLGLAVCEAIMQAHGGRIWVEAAQRPDLPMRPGGRTGARFTIALPRGNPPAVELDPTDV; from the coding sequence ATGTCTGATGCCCAATTTCGTGAAGCCGGCGCTCGCCCCGACCCCGACGCGTTGCTCCAGATCGTGCAGGCCGAGGGGGAGCGGGCAGCACGCGGCAAGCTCAGGGTTTACTTTGGCGCATCGGCCGGGGTGGGCAAGACCTTTGCCATGCTGACGGCAGCGCGCGCAGCGGCGCAGCAGGGCACGGATGTCGTTATCGGCATCGTGGAGACCCACGGCCGTGCCGAGACTGAAGCGCTGATCGCCGGTATCGAACGGCTGCCGATGAGGGACGTGCCGTATCGTGAGCGGGTACTCAAAGAGTTTGACCTGGATGCTGCGCTGGCCCGTCAGCCTGCGCTGATACTGATGGACGAACTGGCCCACTCGAACGCGCCGGGCAGCCGCCATCCCAAGCGCTGGCAGGATATCCAGGAATTGCAAGCGGCCGGCATCGATGTCTGGACCACTGTCAACGTGCAGCATCTCGACAGCCTGAATGAAGCGGTGGGAGGCATCACTGGCATCCGCGTCTGGGAGACAGTGCCAGACATAGTTTTCGATAGCGCGGACGAAGTCGTGCTGGTTGACCTGCCAGCCGACGAACTGCTGCGCCGGTTGAAGGAAGGCAAGGTTTACCTGCCGGAACAGGCCCGGCATGCGGCACGCAACTTCTTCCGCAAAGGCAACCTGATTGCCCTGCGCGAGTTGGCGCTGCGTCGTACCGCGGATCGCGTTGACGACGATGTGCGGGCCTGGCGGCAGGCAGAAGCCGTGCAAGCGGTCTGGCGCACGCGCGAAGCGGTGCTGGCCTGCATCGGCAGCGGCGACGATGCCGAGCAGGTGGTCAAGAGTGCACGACGTCTGGCGGGGCAACTGGATTGTGACTGGCATGTGGTAACGATCGCCACGCCGCGGCTGGCGCCGCCGTCCACTGCAGGAAAAGCTCGCCTGCAAGCGGCCATGCGTCTAGCCGAGGAACTTGGCGCACGTACAGAGACCCTGGCAGGCAACGATATGGTGCAGGCCGTGGTGGGCTACGTGCGCCGCCACAACCTCACCAAGGTTGTGATTGGCCGGGCCCCGGCGGACTGGCGCCGTGGCGGCACCTCGCTGACGGAGCGAGCGCGTTCGTTGCTCGCCCTGGCACTGTCGCCCTTTGTTGACGCGCCGGCCTGGCTGTTCGGCCGACGCAGCTTTGCTGATGCGCTGGCGCTCGGCTGTCCGGAAATCGACATTATCCGTGTAGCGGCTGACACCACGCGCGCCGACATTCGCCAGCGCCACGGTGCCGAAGAACCCGAATCGAGCGAAGCAGAGGATGGCGCGAAGCGTAAGGACTACGCCTGGGCGGTGGTCTGGTGCGGCGGTGCCGTGCTGCTGTCGGCACTGGCGTTTCGGTGGTTCGACGTCGTCAACATCGCCATGTTGTTCCTGGCAGCAGTGGTCGGGGTCGCGCTACGTCATGGCCGCGGGCCCGCTGCGCTCGCCTCCATCCTCGCCGTGGCCGCCTTTGACTTTTTCTTTGTGCCGCCGCGGTTGTCGTTTGCTGTCAGCGACGTGCAGTACCTGCTGACCTTTTTGGTGCTGCTCTCCGTCGGACTGGTCATTGGACAACTGACGGCCGGCTTGCGCGAGCAGGCAAGCCTGGCCGTGCAGAGGGAGGAAGACGCGCGTACGCTGTACGAGCTGGCGCGCGAGTTATCCGCCGCACTGATGCCCGACCAGATAGTTTCGATTGGCAGTCGCTTTCTGCGCGCGGCGTTCGATGCCAACTCAGCCTTTTTTCTTGTGTCGCCGGAGGGACGGCTGCTGCCCCCTGTGGCGGACGCAGGTCAGCAAGACACGACGGTGCGCACAGATTCCATCGACCGCGTACTGGCTGAATGGGTCTTCGTGCACGGCCAGCCCGCCGGTACCGGCACTCATACGTTGCCTGGCAGCACCGTGCTGTACCTGCCGCTGAAGGCGCCCATGCAGACCCGGGGCGTGCTGGCGGTCGAACCTGCGGCGTCGCGCGCGTTTGCGCAGCCCGCGCTGCGGCGGCAGGTCGATGCATTTTGCACGCTGATTGCCATCGCCATCGAGCGGCTGCACTATGTCGAAGTCGCACAGGAGGCGCTGCTGTCGATGGAGTCCGAGCGTCTGCGCAGTTCGCTGCTGGCCGCTGTGTCTCATGACCTGCGCACACCCCTGACCAGCCTGATTGGCATGGCCGAGACTATGCAGCGCAGCGTTCCTCCGCTGGTGCCAACGCTGGATCAAACCGTATCCGCAATGCTCGAGCAGGCGAAGCGGATGCGGACGATGGTGGTCAATTTGCTGGACATGGCGAGGCTGCAGAGTTGCGATGTCCGCACCAACAAGGAGTGGCAGTCGGTGGAGGAACTGGTCGGCGCCAGCCTTGCATCGATGCGCGACGCGCTGGCGCGCCATCGCGTCGTCGTGGCAGATCTGTCGACCGTCCCATTAGTCGAATGCGACGCTGTCTTGATCGACCGCGTGCTATGCAACCTGTTGGAGAACGCCGCAAAATACACACCGGTGGGCACTGAAATCCGGATTTCAGCCGCAGTTGTCCAGCACGAGATCCGCATCTCCGTCGAAGATGACGGGCCGGGCGTGCCCAAGGGCAAGGAACGCCAGATATTCGAGAAGTTTACGCGCGGCGAGCGCGAGTCCGCCACGGCCGGAGTCGGCCTGGGCCTGGCTGTTTGCGAGGCGATCATGCAAGCGCATGGCGGCCGTATCTGGGTGGAGGCCGCCCAGCGGCCGGATCTACCGATGCGACCCGGCGGCCGGACGGGAGCGCGCTTTACCATCGCATTGCCTCGCGGAAATCCGCCAGCCGTCGAGCTTGACCCGACCGATGTCTGA
- the kdpC gene encoding potassium-transporting ATPase subunit KdpC yields MNTDAYSQQPSSQPLSAPLQAGLVRPMVVLFVALSLMTGLLYPGVITGIAKAVFPHQAGGSLLEKDGKTMGSELIGQPFSDPKYFWGRLSATTPMPYNASASSGSNLGPSNPSLADAARARIEALHAADPGNHAPVPVDLVTSSASGLDPQISPAAAEYQAARVARVRGFALEQVRALIAAHTEKPLLPVLGDPGVNVLKLNLALDSVAPQR; encoded by the coding sequence ATGAATACCGACGCGTACTCTCAACAGCCATCCTCGCAGCCACTCTCCGCGCCGCTGCAGGCGGGTCTGGTCCGGCCGATGGTGGTATTGTTTGTCGCCTTGTCGCTGATGACGGGCCTGCTCTACCCGGGCGTGATCACCGGCATCGCGAAGGCCGTGTTCCCGCACCAGGCCGGCGGCTCGCTGCTCGAGAAGGATGGCAAGACCATGGGATCCGAACTGATTGGTCAGCCGTTCTCTGATCCCAAATACTTCTGGGGCCGATTGTCCGCGACGACGCCGATGCCATATAACGCCTCGGCGTCGTCGGGATCCAATCTGGGCCCGAGCAATCCGTCGCTGGCCGACGCGGCTCGCGCCCGCATCGAAGCGCTGCATGCTGCGGATCCCGGCAACCACGCGCCGGTGCCCGTTGACCTGGTCACATCCTCGGCCAGCGGGCTGGATCCGCAGATCAGCCCGGCAGCCGCCGAATACCAGGCAGCGCGCGTCGCACGGGTCCGGGGCTTCGCGCTGGAGCAGGTCAGGGCGCTGATTGCCGCGCATACTGAAAAGCCACTATTGCCAGTGCTGGGCGATCCGGGCGTCAATGTGCTGAAGCTGAATCTTGCGCTGGACAGTGTTGCACCACAGCGATGA
- the kdpB gene encoding potassium-transporting ATPase subunit KdpB: MQRDSMAPKAKGENKAPEVGASNPVQAQGMPVAGQQSVPHHHHHHHPHRPAARSMFAPELVKPALVAAFRKLSPVDQLRNPVMFVVYVGSILTTILFLRAMFAPAATAGSESAGFILAVSVWLWFTVLFANFAEALAEGRSKQQAEALRGLKTTVTARVLKDGKRGGATEARAATALRRGDVVLVEAGDMIPGDGEVIDGVASVDESAITGESAPVIRESGGDFSSVTGGTRVLSDWIVVRITTNPGESFIDRMITMVEGAKRQKTPNELALTILLVGLTLVLLLATATLQPFSLYAVLVTKAGIPVTVTVLVALLVCLIPTTIGGLLSAIGVAGMSRMMEANVIATSGRAVEAAGDVDVLLLDKTGTITHGNRQASRFIPAPGVSLLQLAEAAWLSSLADETPEGRSIVTLARQQPGLVAPQISSLAPLFVPFSAQTRMSGVDLTDEKVGRQVRKGAADAVRRYVTGRAGKFPDAVTQAVEEVARAGSTPLVVADASGASVRVLGVIELKDIVKTGIRERFGELRKMGIKTVMITGDNRLTAASIAAEAGVDDFLAEATPEAKLKLIRQYQAEGRLVAMTGDGTNDAPALAQADVAVAMNSGTQAAKEAGNMVDLDSNPTKLIEIVEIGKQMLMTRGSLTTFSVANDIAKYFAIIPAAFATTYPQLDLLNVMGLATPASAIMSAVIFNALIIVVLIPLALKGVVYRPLGAAVLLRRNLLIYGLGGILVPFAGIKLIDMALALFGWV; this comes from the coding sequence ATGCAACGAGATTCAATGGCCCCTAAGGCCAAAGGCGAGAACAAGGCGCCGGAAGTTGGCGCTTCCAACCCTGTACAGGCGCAAGGTATGCCGGTCGCCGGCCAGCAGAGCGTTCCCCATCACCATCACCATCATCATCCCCATCGCCCGGCGGCGCGCAGCATGTTTGCGCCGGAATTGGTGAAACCGGCGCTCGTTGCTGCCTTCAGGAAACTGTCGCCGGTCGACCAGCTGCGCAACCCAGTGATGTTCGTGGTCTACGTCGGCAGCATCCTGACAACAATCCTCTTCCTGCGTGCGATGTTCGCGCCTGCGGCCACTGCCGGCAGCGAGAGCGCCGGCTTTATCCTGGCGGTATCGGTCTGGCTGTGGTTCACGGTGCTGTTCGCCAACTTTGCCGAGGCTCTCGCCGAAGGCCGCAGCAAGCAGCAGGCCGAGGCGCTGCGCGGTCTGAAGACCACGGTGACCGCCCGCGTGCTGAAGGACGGCAAGCGTGGCGGCGCCACTGAGGCGCGGGCTGCCACCGCGCTGCGGCGCGGTGACGTGGTGCTGGTGGAAGCCGGCGACATGATTCCGGGAGATGGCGAGGTCATCGACGGCGTGGCTTCGGTCGACGAGAGTGCCATCACCGGCGAATCGGCACCGGTGATCCGCGAGTCCGGCGGCGATTTCTCATCGGTGACTGGCGGCACGCGCGTCCTGTCCGACTGGATCGTGGTGCGCATCACCACCAATCCGGGCGAGAGCTTCATCGACCGCATGATCACCATGGTGGAAGGGGCCAAGCGCCAGAAGACGCCCAACGAACTGGCCCTGACCATCCTGCTGGTCGGCCTGACGCTGGTGCTGCTGCTGGCCACCGCCACGCTGCAACCGTTCTCGCTCTACGCCGTGCTGGTCACGAAGGCTGGCATACCCGTGACCGTAACCGTTCTGGTGGCGCTGCTGGTCTGCCTGATTCCGACGACCATCGGTGGCCTGCTGTCGGCCATTGGTGTGGCAGGCATGAGCCGGATGATGGAAGCGAACGTAATCGCGACCTCGGGTCGCGCGGTCGAGGCCGCGGGTGATGTGGACGTGCTGCTGCTCGACAAGACCGGCACCATTACTCATGGTAACCGCCAGGCCTCGCGTTTCATCCCGGCGCCGGGCGTGTCGCTGTTGCAGCTCGCCGAAGCGGCGTGGCTGTCCTCGCTGGCTGACGAAACGCCGGAAGGTCGCAGCATCGTGACGCTGGCACGCCAGCAACCGGGGCTCGTCGCGCCGCAGATCAGCTCGCTGGCGCCTCTGTTCGTACCATTCAGCGCCCAGACCCGCATGAGTGGCGTGGACCTCACGGACGAAAAAGTTGGCCGCCAGGTGCGCAAGGGCGCGGCCGATGCGGTGCGTCGCTACGTGACCGGGCGTGCCGGAAAGTTTCCGGATGCCGTGACGCAGGCCGTGGAAGAAGTGGCGCGCGCCGGCAGCACACCCCTGGTGGTGGCTGACGCCAGCGGCGCGTCGGTGCGCGTGCTTGGCGTCATCGAGTTGAAGGACATTGTCAAGACTGGCATCCGCGAACGCTTTGGCGAACTGCGCAAGATGGGCATCAAGACGGTCATGATCACCGGCGACAACCGCCTGACCGCAGCATCGATTGCCGCCGAGGCGGGCGTCGATGACTTTTTGGCCGAGGCCACGCCGGAGGCCAAGCTCAAGCTGATCCGGCAGTACCAGGCGGAAGGGCGGCTGGTAGCAATGACCGGTGACGGCACCAACGACGCCCCGGCGCTGGCGCAGGCCGATGTCGCCGTGGCCATGAACAGCGGTACGCAGGCCGCCAAGGAGGCCGGCAATATGGTCGACCTGGACAGCAATCCGACCAAGCTGATCGAGATCGTCGAAATCGGCAAGCAGATGCTGATGACGCGCGGGTCATTGACGACCTTCAGCGTGGCCAATGATATCGCCAAGTACTTCGCGATCATCCCGGCGGCGTTTGCCACCACGTATCCGCAGCTCGACCTCCTCAATGTCATGGGCCTGGCGACGCCGGCCTCGGCCATCATGTCGGCAGTGATCTTTAATGCACTGATTATCGTCGTATTGATCCCCCTGGCCCTCAAGGGCGTCGTCTACCGACCGCTCGGTGCGGCCGTGCTGCTGCGCCGCAACCTGCTGATCTACGGACTCGGTGGCATCCTGGTGCCGTTCGCCGGGATCAAGCTGATCGACATGGCCCTTGCCCTGTTCGGCTGGGTCTGA